One Danio aesculapii chromosome 13, fDanAes4.1, whole genome shotgun sequence DNA window includes the following coding sequences:
- the prdm8 gene encoding PR domain zinc finger protein 8, with translation MEHSIFPRSLWTNDSKTLPHHVADFFTSVQVTQDIPAGTSFGPCVLHNTFYDTIAFIALKSFDKRNKSYVFRVDPEAMKGSPLVVPWLRLVQAAMSEEDQNTEAYLKGGQLHFRTIRDVKEGEELLVWYDEELSHLLGFRDIKAKALADGYTCTRCGQAFKYENPFLAHCRFLCTQEKVDIIRPINQQKPEVKRQRKVIDFHNIARDLEDKMNSSSEDTTIVRKRKQEPSLSPKSKKTVLLEKTNISNESNTTNANKDCRAFRNISESTDNVQTNESKISKNSAFTEVRKAPESTNPEKSSRDVMASEVGLQSKCSAFSFVVPKSALSEQKSAFCEPSKRALAEAQNLSIPDTDNSSDSFKSKSSLGYRNVLASHLFHTDLPGSHAGGVMSAPLASGSYYYAPEHWTRAIGGQLQSTSSLTLLPPTFTPLGVSVQNWCAKCNLSFRMTSDLVFHMRSHHKKEFAAEAQVRRRREEKLTCPICHEYFRERHHLSRHMTSHN, from the exons ATGGAGCATAGTATTTTTCCTCGCTCCTTGTGGACTAATGACAGCAAAACTCTCCCTCACCACGTCGCGGATTTCTTCACTAGTGTTCAAGTTACACAGGACATACCAGCTGGAACCTCATTCGGACCTTGTGTTCTTCATAACACATTTTATGACACCATAGCCTTCATTGCATTGAAATCCTTTGACAAACGGAATAAATCCTATGTATTTCGG GTAGATCCTGAGGCAATGAAAGGTTCTCCATTAGTAGTTCCTTGGCTCCGGTTAGTTCAGGCTGCAATGAGCGAAGAAGACCAGAATACTGAGGCCTACTTGAAAGGCGGACAGCTGCACTTTAGGACTATTCGAGATGTAAAAGAAGGGGAGGAATTGCTTGTTTGGTATGATGAGGAGCTGTCTCATCTTTTGGGATTCAGAGACATAAAGGCAAAAGCCCTGGCAGATG GTTACACATGTACAAGATGCGGCCAGGCCTTCAAGTACGAAAACCCATTCCTTGCCCACTGTCGTTTTTTATGTACCCAGGAAAAAGTCGACATCATCAGGCCAATCAACCAACAGAAGCCAGAAGTTAAGCGACAGCGCAAAGTCATCGATTTTCATAATATTGCAAGAGATTTGGAGGACAAAATGAACAGTTCTTCTGAAGACACGACCATAGTTCGAAAACGAAAACAAGAGCCTTCATTAAGCCCCAAAAGCAAAAAAACGGTTTTATTGGAGAAAACTAACATCTCTAATGAAAGCAACACTACCAATGCCAACAAAGACTGTCGAGCTTTTCGGAATATATCTGAATCAACAGATAACGTACAGACAAATGAGTCAAAGATAAGTAAAAACAGCGCATTTACCGAGGTTAGAAAAGCGCCAGAGTCCACAAACCCAGAAAAGTCATCACGGGATGTAATGGCGTCCGAAGTAGGCCTGCAATCGAAATGCAGCGCATTCTCGTTCGTTGTACCCAAAAGCGCGCTCTCGGAGCAGAAGAGCGCGTTCTGTGAACCCAGCAAACGCGCTCTCGCTGAAGCCCAGAACCTTTCTATACCAGATACGGATAATAGCTCAGACTCTTTCAAATCCAAATCTTCATTAGGATACAGAAACGTATTGGCTTCGCACCTGTTTCACACCGACTTGCCAGGCAGTCATGCAGGTGGAGTGATGTCCGCTCCTCTGGCTTCAGGATCCTACTATTACGCGCCCGAACACTGGACCAGGGCTAtaggtggccagctgcagtctaCATCTTCTTTGACACTTTTGCCCCCTACTTTCACTCCTTTGGGTGTTTCAGTGCAAAACTGGTGCGCCAAATGCAACCTCTCCTTCAGAATGACCTCCGACTTGGTGTTTCACATGCGGTCACATCACAAAAAAGAGTTCGCCGCAGAGGCTCAGGTGAGGCGGAGGAGAGAAGAGAAACTCACCTGTCCCATATGCCACGAGTACTTTCGAGAGCGTCACCACCTCTCACGTCACATGACATCACATAATTGA